In Deltaproteobacteria bacterium, the sequence GCTCGGCATAGGTGAGCCGCTCACCGGCGTTCTGGAGGGCGACCCGATCGCCGAAGCCCTCGGCCGCCATCTCGAGCAACATCATCAGATTCATGGGAGGATCTCGGGGACGGGACGGCGCCGCTCAGTCGGAGGACGGCAGCGGCTTCGCTTCTTTCAGCACGAGCGGCGCTCCGGCGGCGGCGAGCGACCCCTTCCCGGGCTTGGTGCAGAGGAGCTCGAGGTCGCCGCTCGCGCTCACGTAGCGTTTCCCGAGCGCGGTTCCACCCGCGGCGGCGGGATCGAGCGCGACGCCCTCGGGCGCCGCTTCGCCGGCGGCCAGCATCGCCGCGCCTCCGCATTGCACGTCGGCGCCCCCGGACGGCGCCGCGATCACGATCACTTCGGTCGCACAGACGGCGCTCTTCAGGCGGGCGCCCGCTTTCAATTGAGCCATGCGGCTTCTTAACCAACCGCCGCGGCGCTTTCAATCGTCGAGCGCCCGCACGAGCGTTCGCCACGGCAGGAGCGCGCACGCGATGCGCGCGGGATGGCGATGCACGTCGGCGAACGCCGCGAGCGGGCCGAGCGCCGCGGCGTCGCCGCGCCCCTCGGCGCAGAACGCCTCCATCGCGGCGGCCCGCCGCCGCGCCTCGGCCACGCTCGCGCCGCGCAGATCCTCGGTCATGAGCGAGGCCGACGCGGTCACGAGCACGCAGCTCTCGCCGGCGAACGCGAGCCGCGCGAGCACGTCGCCGCGCCGCTCGACCTCGACCCGCACCGCGTCGCCGCAGAGAGGGTTATCGCCCTCCGCCGCATGGGTCGCGTCCGCGAGCGTCCCCACGTTGCGCGGCCGCTTGCCGTGCTCGAGCACGACCGTTCGATAGAGGTCCGCCGGTCCGCTCATGCGCCGAAGACCCGCCGCACCACCGCGAGCCCCGCGATCAGCCGGTCGACGTCGGCGCGGCGGTTGTAGAGGCCGAACGAGGCACGCACCGTCGCCGCGACCCCGAACCGCTGCAGGATCGGCTGCGCGCAGTGGTGCCCGGCGCGCACCGCGATGCCTTCGCCGTCGAGCACGGTCGCGACGTCGTGCGCATGGATGCCGGCGAGCACGAAAGAATGCCCGCCGATCTTGTCGGGGGCCTCCCCGATCATCCGCAGGCCCGGCACCGCCGCGAGCGCATCCGCCGCGTACGCGAGGAGGTCGCGCTCGTGCGCCGCCAGCGCCGCCCGGTCGAGCGCCTCGAGATATCCGATCGCGGCCGCCAGGCCGACCGCGCCGGCGATCGGCGGCGTCCCCGCCTCGAAGCGGTGCGGCGGCGGCTCGTGGACGACCTCGTCCCACCCGACCGAGCGCACCATCTCCCCGCCGCCCTGCCACGGCGGCATGGCCGTAAGCAGCGCCGCCCGGCCCCACAGCGCGCCGATGCCCGTCGGTCCGTAGAGCTTGTGCCCGGAGAACGCGTAGAAATCGCAGCCGAGGGCGGCGACGTCGACCGGCACGTGCGCGACGGCCTGCGCGCCGTCCACCACGACGATCGCTCCGTGCGCGTGGGCGCGCGCCGCCAGCGCCGCGATCGGGTTTCGCGTCCCGAGCGCGTTCGAGACGTGCGCGAGCGCGACGATCTTCGTCCGCGGGCCGAGGATCTCCGCGAACGCGGCCGCGTCGAGCACCCCGCGCGCGTCGACGGGCGCGACCCGCAGCGTCGCGCCGACCGCGCGGCAGAGCATCTGCCACGGCACGATGTTCGCGTGGTGCTCCATTTCCGAGACGACGACCTCGTCGCCCGCGCCGACGCGCGTGCGTCCGAAGCTCTGCGCCACGAGGTTCAGGGCCTCGGTGGCGCCGCGCGTGAAGACGATCTCCCCGGCACCGGCCGCGCCGACGAAGCGCGCGACCGCCGCCCGCGCGCCCTCGTATGCCGCGGTCGCGCGCGCGCCGAGCGCGTGCACGCCGCGGCGGACGTTGGCGTTGTCGCGCACGTAGTGGCGGCGGAGCGCCGCCAGCACCGCGCGCGGCTTCTGGGTCGTCGCGGCGTTGTCGAGATAGACGAGCGGCCGGCCGTGGACGCGCTGCCGGAGCGCCGGAAAGTCGGCGCGCGCCGCGTCGGCGTCGAAGGCGCCGGACGCGGCCGGACGCGCGGGCCCGGCGAGGATGCGCGCGCGAGGTCGCACACGCGGGTTCTCGGCCACGCTCCCGGGGTTGTCAACGCGGCCCGCGGCGCGCCGCGGTTGCGGCGACGGTCGCCGCCGACGTACACGGAGCGCCATGCCGACGCCGTCCACCATCCCCGCGCTCCTCGCCTCCTCCGCCGCCCGCTTCGCCGATCGACCGGCCATCGAGGACGGCGGCGCCACGCTTCGCTTCCGCGACCTCGCCGTCGCGGCGGAGCGCGTGGCGCGCGGCTTCGCCGCCGCGGGCGTCGCCCCCGGCGACCGGGTCGGCGTCTGGGCGCCCAACATGCACGAGTGGGTCGTGGCGGCGCTCGGCCTGCAGAGCGTGGGCGGCGTCCTCGTACCGCTCAATACCCGCATGAAGGGGCGCGAGGTCGGCTACATCCTCGCGAAGAGCCGCGCACGATTGCTCTGCACCGTCGACGAGTTCCTCGGGAACCGCTACGTCGACCTCCTCCGCGACGGCTGCGGCGCCCCGACCGCGCGGCGGCCCGTCGCCGACCTCCCCGACCTCGAGCGCGTCGTCCTGCTGCGCGGCGCGGCCGCCGCCTGCCAGACGTGGGGCGACTTCCTCGCGAGCGGCGACGCGATCACGGCGGCCGACGTCGCGGCGCGCGCCGACGCCGTACGTCCGGATGATCTCGCCGACATCCTCTTCACGTCCGGCACCACCGGGAAGCCCAAGGGCGTGATGTGCACCCACGCCCAGAACCTCCGCTGCTTCGAGGCATGGAGCGACGTCGTCGGGCTCCGCGCCGACGACCGCTATCTGATCGTGAATCCCTACTTCCACAGCTTCGGCTACAAAGCCGGATGGCTCGCGTGCCTGCTCCGCGGAGCGGCCAACCTCCCCCATCCAGTCTTCGACGTGCCGCAGGTACTGGCGCGCATCGCGCGCGACCGCGTGAGCGTGCTGCCCGGACCCCCGACCCTCTACCAGATGATCCTGGCGCATCCGGAGCGCGAGCGCTTCGACCTCTCGACCTTGCGCCTCGCCGTCACCGGCGCCGCGTCGATCCCCGTCGAGCTCATCCACCGCATGCGGCGCGAGCTCGCGCTCGAGACGATCGTCACCGCCTACGGCCTGACCGAGGCGACCGGCGTCGTCACGATGTGCCGCCCGGAGGACGACCCCGAGACCATCGCCACGACGTCGGGGCGCGCGATCCCCGACGTGGAGGTCCGCTGCGTCGACCGCGACGGCCACGAAGCGGCACGCGGCACGGCCGGCGAAATCGTCGTCCGCGGCTACAACGTCATGCGCGGCTACTTCGACGATCCCGCGGCGACCGCCGAGGCGATCGACGTCGACGGTTGGCTGCACACCGGCGACGTCGGCGTCATGGACGCGCGCGGTTATCTCCGCATCACGGATCGCCTGAAGGACATGTTCATCACCGGCGGCTTCAACTGCTACCCGGCCGAGATCGAGAGCATCCTGCTCGGCTGTCCCGGCGTCGGACAGGTCGCCGTGATCGGCATTCCCGACGAACGTCTCGGCGAGGTCGCGATGGCGTTCGTGGTTCCCATCGCCGGCGCATCGCCGACGCCCGAGGCGATCATCACATGGAGCCGCGAGCACATGGCGAACTACAAGGTTCCACGGCGCGTCGCGGTCGTCGACGCGCTGCCCATGAACGCGACCGGCAAGGTCACGAAGTTCGTGCTCCGCGAGCATCCCGCCGCGCGCTGATCCGCCGCGCCCCGGCGCGCGCCGGCTCCCTGTAGCCGACGCAACTTCCCACGCGTATCGTGGGTTGAAGGACGCTTGGCGCGGCGGACGCCGCGCGGCCGCAAGGAGACGGACCATGCAACGACCCCATCTGGCAGCAGCGGTTGCGCTGGCGATGCTCGTCGCGAGCACGCCCACCGCCGACGCCCAGCGCGGACCCGGAGGCGCGCGCGGCGGCGGGGGCTTCCACGGCGGCGCTGGCGGCGGCGGGATGCGCGGCAGCGGAGCGGGCTTCCAGAGCGGCGGCCCGCGCGGCATGAGCGCGCCGCGGGGCGGCGCCCCGGGCGGCGCTGGCGGCGGTGGCTGGCGCGGTGGCGGCGGCGGTGGTGGGCGCGGCGGCGGGAGCTGGCACGGCGGCGGCAGCCGACATGGTGGCGGCAGTAGCAGCGGCTGGTACGGCGGCCACGACCACCACGGCTGGCACGGCCACGGCGGCAGCGACGTGTACCTCGGCGTGAGCCCGTGGTGGTGGGGCTGGGGAGCCTACCCGTACTGGGGCGGCCATCCGTACTGGTCGTACCCCTATTACTCGTACTCGTATTCCTATCCCTACCCGGCCTACCCCTATCCCGCGTATCCGCCCGACTATTCCGGCGAGGAGCAGGTGTGGGTCGAACGCTCCGACGAGAGCGCCGGGAGACCGCAGGGCTACTGGTACTACTGCGAAAGCAAGCGCGGCTACTATCCGCGCATCGCCGAATGTCCCGAGGCATGGATCAAGGTGCCGCCCGCGGGAGACGACCGATGAACGCCTCGCGCTCGCGGCGACGCCTCGCGCTCCTCGCCTGTGTTGCCGTCCTGACGTTCGCCGGATGCGTCCACGTCCCCCCGGGCCCCAACGTCATGGTGATGCCGGGGCGCGGCAAGACCTTCGAGGCCTTCGACTACGACGACCAGGAGTGCCGCGCGTTCGCCGCGTCGCGCGTCGCGCCCGACACGCGACGCGCCAACGACCGCGCCGTCACCGGCGCCGCCGCGGGGACCGCGGTCGGCGCCGCGACCGGCGCCGCCATCGGCGCCGCCGCGGGCGATCCGGCCATGGGCGCCGCCGTCGGCGCAGGCGTCGGTCTCCTCGGCGGCAGCGCGGTCGCCGCCGACGAGACGAGCCACGGCCGCTGGTCGATCCAGCAACGCTACGACGCCGCGTACATCCAGTGCATGTACGCGTGCGGCAACCGCGTGCCCGTGCCCGCGAGCTCGCGCGCCGCCGAGGCGTATCGCACGCCGCCGCCACCGCCCCCGCCGCCGCGCAACGTCCCACCGCCGCCCCGCGGTCGTCCGCCCGCCCCACCTCCCGGCGCCGACGACTGAACACGCCGCCGACCGACGACGCACGCACCGCCGCCACACGCGAAGGCCCGCGCACCCCGCAGCCATACAGGGAGGCACGCGCACGACGCAGCCACGCACGCGGGGTGGTCGGTCGCTGTGCGGCGACAGACAGCTCGCGTGTGCCCGACCCATCGTGGCACCGGCGGGCAGTAGGGGCTGGGCTCCAGCGACCGGGAGCCGCACAGCGACCGACCACCCCGCGCGTAGCTGCGGCGCGCGCGTTGCATCGCCGAACCGATTCCTGCATAGTGCGCGCGTTTCTTAGAACATGTTTCATTTTTAGCGCCCGCCGCGCAGACACGACGAGACCAGCGAGCGATGCACCTCGATTTCACTCCGGAGCAGCACGCGCTCCGCCGCCAGATCCGCGACTACTACCGCACGCTCTTCACGCCGGAGCTGCGCGCCGCCCTCGACGCCGAGATCCAGGATTGCGGCGGCCCCGTCTACCGCCAGGTCGTCGGTCGCATGGGCGCCGACGGCTGGCTCGGCATCGGATGGCCGAAGGAGTACGGCGGCCAAGGTCGCACGCCGCTCGAGCAGTTCATCTTCTGGGACGAGACCTACCGCGCCCGGGCGCCGCTGCCGGTGATCGCGATCAACACCATCGGACCGACCATCATGCAGTTCGGCACCGACGCCCAGAAGCACGATCTCCTGCCCCGCATCCTGAAGGGCGAGCTGCATTTCGGCGTCGGCTACACGGAGCCCGGCGCCGGCACCGACCTGGCCTCGCTCACGACGCGCGCCGTCCGCGACGGCGACGATTACGTGATCGACGGCCAGAAGATCTTCACGACCCACGCGCAGGACGCCGACTACATCTGGCTCGCGGCCCGCACCGATCCCGAGGCGCCGAAGCACAAGGGCATCTCGATCATCCTGGTGCCGACGTCCACGCCGGGCTTTTCGGTGACCCCGATCCACACGCTCGGCGGCGAGCGCACCAACGCGACCTACTACGAGGGCGTGCGCGTGCCGGTGTCGAACCGCGTCGGTCCCGAACACGAGGGCTGGCGTCTCGTGACCTCGCAGCTGAACCACGAGCGCATCACGCTCGCGACGCCCGGCATGGCCGACCGCCTGCTCGACGAGGTATGGGGCTGGGCCGCCGAGACCGCGTCGCCCGACGGCGGTCGCATGCTCGACGTCCCGTGGGTGCAGCAGAACCTGGCGCGCGCCTACGCCAAGCTCGAAGCCCTCAAGCTGCTCAACTGGCGCTCGGCGTGGTCGATCACGGCCGGCATGCCCACCATGGCCGAGGCGTCGGCCGTGAAGGTCATGGGCACGGAGTTCTTCGTCGAGTGCTATCGGCTCCTTCTCGAGGTCGTCGGCGCCGCCGGGCTCGTCCCCGAGGGCACCCCCGGCACGCTCTTCGGCGGCATGCTGGAGCACGCGTATCGCAGCGCGACCACTCTCACCTTCGGCGGCGGCGTGAACGAAGTGCAGCGCGACATCATCGCGATGGCCGGCCTCGGCCTCCCGCGCGCGCAGCGCCGCTGATCCCGGTCCCTGGAGAGCACACGATGAGCAGCGACCCCAAGCAGGAGCTCGAACGGACGCTCGAGGCCTACGTCGGCATCGAAACCGGACCGCCGACGCCCGCCCCCGAGCCCGTCAACGAGTCGATGATCCGCCACTGGTGCGACGCCATGGGCGACCAGAACCCCGCGTACGTCGACGCCGCGGCCGCCCGCGACACCGTCCATCGCGGCATCGTCGCGCCCCCCACCATGCTGCAGGGCTGGACGCTCATGGGCATCGAGATGGCCGACCCGGCCAAGATGCGGAAGAACAAGCAGACCGAGCTGCACGAGCTCCTGAGCTCCTACGGCTACACGTCGGTCGTCGCGACCAACTGCGACCAGACCTATGCCCGCTACCTCCGCCCCGGCGACCGCATCACGGCGACCACCGTCATCGAGTCGATCTCCGAGGAGAAGGCGACGGCGCTCGGGATCGGCTACTTCATCAACACCCGCGACGTGTACCGCGATCAGCACGGCGAAGAGGTCGGCTCCATGCTCTTCCGGGTGCTGAAGTTCAAGCCCGCCCAACAACCGCAGGCGGCGCCGAGCGCGACGAGCGGCGGCGCGCCCGCGAAGCCGACGCGCCTCAAGCCGCCGCGCGGCCACGACAACGCCTGGTGGTGGGACGCGCTCGCCACGGGAGCGCTCCCCATCCAGCGCTGCAAGGCGTGCGGCGTGCTCCGGCACCCGCCGCGCCCGATGTGCGGCTCCTGTCAGTCGATCGCGTGGGACCAGGTGTCCGCCAAGGGCGGCGGCTCGGTCTACAGCTACACGGTCCTGCACCATCCGAAGTTCCCGGGCTACGACTATCCGCTGGTCTGCGCGGTCATCGAGCTCGACGAGGGCACGCGCATCGTGTCGAACGTCATCGGCTGCGCGCCCGCCGACGTGCGGATCGGCATGCGCGTCGAGCTCGCCGTGGAGCCGGTCGACGGCGGCATGACGTTGCCCTTCTTCCGCCCCGCCGGGACCTGATCGCGATGGATTTCGAGCTCACCGACGATCAGAAGGCGGTCCGCGATCTCGCCCGCGGCATCCTCGAGAAGGAGGTCACGGTCGAGCGGCTGAAGCGGCTCGACCGGGAAGGCGCGTGGCGCGATTCCGCGCTCGTCGCGACCCTCGCCGACGCGGGGCTCCTCGGCCTCGTGGTCCCCGCGGCGCACGGCGGCATGGGCCTCGGCCTCCTGGAGGCGTGCGTCCTCCTGCAGGAGCTCGGCCGCGTCGCCGCGCCGGGCGCGTTCCTCCCGACCCTCGTCGGGGCGCTCGCCCTCGCGCTCGACGGCAGCGACGCGCAGCGGCGCGACTGGCTCCCGCCGGTCGCGACCGGCGACGCGGAGCTCGGCGTCGCTCTCGTCGACGCCGGCTCGAGCGACCCGACCGCTCCCGGCACGCGCGCCGAGCGGAACGGCCGCGGCTGGATCCTCACCGGCGAAAAGCGCTGGGTGGCTGGCGCGGAACACGCGCGGCGCCTCCTGGTCCCGGCCCGCGCCGGCGGCGAGACGCGCGTCTTCCTGGTCGATCCGCACGCCGCGGGCGTGCGCCTCGCGCCGCAACGGCTTTCGACCGGCGAGCCGGTCTGCACCGTCTCCCTGGCAGGCGTCGCCGTTCCGGAGGCCGACACGCTCGGCGCGCCCGACGCCGCGGCGCGCTTGTACGCGTCGACGCTCGTCGCGATCTCCGCCATGCAGCTCGGCGTCTCGGAGCGCGCCCTCGACATGACGGCGCGCTACGTGCGCGAGCGCGTCCAGTTCGGCGTCCCGATCGGCTCGTTCCAGGCCGTGCAGCACCGCCTCGCCGATTGCTACATCGACCTCGAGTCGATGCGCTGGACGGCATGGCGCGCCGCCGAGCACGTCGCCGCAGGACGTCCGGCCGCGCGCGAGTGCGCCGTCGCGAAGTTCTGGGCCGCCGACGGCGGCGCGCGCATCGCCGCCGCCTGCCAGCACCTCCACGGCGGCATCGGCGTCGATCTCGATTACCCGATCCATCGCTACTTCCTGCATTCCAAATCCCTCGAGCTGGCGCTCGGCGGCGCGACGCCGCAGCTGGCCCGGCTCGGACGCGACCTGGCCGCGAGCGGCCTGGCGGAGCTCCCATGACCACCACTCTCGCTTTCGACGACGTCGGCGTCGGTACGACGCTGCCGGAGCTGCCGATCCCGATCACGACGACCTTGATCGTGGCGGGCGCCCTCGCCTCGCGCGACTTCACCGCCCTGCACCACGACAAGGCGGCCGCGCAGGCCGGAGGCATGCAGGACGTGTTCATGAACATCCTGACCACCAACGGACTCGTCGGCCGCTACGTCACCGACTGGGCCGGGCCGAACGCGGTCGTGAAGCGCGTCGCCATCAAGCTCGGAGCGCCGAACCTCCCGGGCGACACCATGAAGATCACCGGCGTCGTGAAGAAGAAGGACGGCGCCGCCGGCACGATCGAGGTCGACGTCGCCGGACGCAATGCCTGGGGCGACCACGTGACCGGCACGGTCGTCGTGGCGCTGCCCCGCGCGAAGGGCTGACCGCATGCCGACCACGCTCAACAACGAAGCCGCCATCGTCGGCATCGGACAGACCGAGTTCTCCAAGAACTCCGGCCGCTCGGAGCTGCAGCTCACGGCGGAGGCGATCAAGGCCGCCCTCGACGACTGCGGCCTCCGGCCGTCCGACGTCGACGGCATGACGACGTTCACGCTCGACACGACCGACGAGATCGAGGCGGCACGGGCGGTGGGCATCGGCGACCTCACCTTCTTCAACCGCATCCCGCACGGCGGCGGCGCGGCGGTCGGGGTCGTCCAGCACGCGGTCATGGCGGTCGCGACCGGGATCGCCGACGTGGTCGTCTGCTATCGCGGTCTGAACGGCCGCTCCGGCCAGCGCTACAGCGCGGGCGTCGCCGACGGCGTCGCGACCTCCGACCTGATCCACTGGAGCTGGTACATGCCCTACGGGCTCATGACGCCGGCGAGCTGGGTGGCGATGTTCACGCAGCGCTACCTGCACGAGTACGGCGCGACCGCCGACGACCTCGCCGAGGTCGCGATCGCGACCCGCGACCACGCCGTCACCAACCCCGCCGCGTTCTTCCACCAACGCCCGCTCTCCAGGCAGGAATACATGGAGGCGCGCTGGATCGCAGAGCCGCTGCGCCTCTACGACTGCTGCCAGGAGACCGACGGCGCCTGCGCCGCCATCGTGACCAGCGTCGAGCGCGCCAAGGACTTGAAGCAGAAGCCGGCGATCGTCCGCGGGGCGGCGCAGGCCGCCGGCGCCGACCAGGAATCGATGACGAGCTTCTACCGGCCGAGCATCTCGCACCTCCCCGAGATGGACCTCGTCGCGAAGCAGGTCTACGCGCAGTCGGGCCTCGGGCCGAAGGATCTCGACGCCGCGGTCATCTACGACGCCTTCACCTCGATCGTGCTCTGGCAGATCGAATCGTTCGGCTTCTGCGGCCGCGGCGAAGCGAAGGACTTCATCAAGGACGGCACCCTCCGCCGGAACGGCCGCCTGCCGACCAACACCCACGGCGGCCAGCTCAGCGAGGCCTACATCCACGGCATGAACGGCGTGAACGAGGGCGTGCGCCTCATCCGAGGCACGTCCGTCAATCAGCCGAAGAAGAACGACCACGTGTTGGTGACCGCCGGCGTCGGCGTCCCCACGAGCGCCATGATCCTCGGGAAGGAGTGAGCACCACCATGCGAGAAGCCGTCATCGTCGAAGCGCTGCGGACCCCGATCGGCAAGGGCAAGTTCGGGTCCCGAGGCGCCCTCTCCGCGTTCCACGCGACGCACCTCCTGGCGAAGGTCCAGGAGGCCGTCGTCGAGCGCGCCGGGATCGACCCCGCCGAGGTCGAGCAGATCATCGGCGGCTGCGTCACCCAGGCGGGCGAGCAGTCGAACAACATCGCCCGGAACGCGTGGCTGACGCGCGGCAAGCAGTACAACGTCGCCGGCACGACGGTCGACACCCAGTGCGGATCGAGCCAGCAGGCCAACAACCTGGTGAACGCGCTCGTCCGCTCCGGGGACATCGACGTCGGCATCGCGTGCGGCGTCGAGGTCATGAGCCACGTCGGCCTCGGCGCCAACGTCATGCACGGCCCCGGGTTCTTCCAGCCGTCCGATTGGCCGTGGGATTCCACCCTGGACCAGTTCCAGTCCGCGGAGCGGATCGCCAAGAAGCGCGGCATCACCCGCGCCGAGTGCGACGCGCTCGCGCTGCGCTCGCAGCAGCTCGCCATCAAGGCGACCGAGGAGGGCCGCTTCAAGCGCGAGATCCTCCCGATCGAGGCGCCCGTGCTCGGCGACGACGGCAACCCGACCGGCGCCTCGCGTACGATCGTCGCCGACCAGGGCATCCGCGCGAGCACCGCGGAGGGCCTCGCAACCCTTCCGACCCTCGTCGAAGGCGGCGTCCACACGGCGGCGAGCTCCTCGCAGATCTCCGACGGCGCCGCCGCCATCCTCTGGATGAGCGCCGAGCGCGCCAAGCAGCTCGGCCTGAAGCCGCGCGCGCGCATCCTCCACGAGGTCGTGGTCGGCAGCGACCCCTACTACCTCCTCGACGGGCCGATCGATGCCACCGAACGCATGATGAAGAAGTGGGGTATGAAGCTCCCGGACATCGACCTCTACGAGATCAACGAGGCGTTCGCCGCCGTCGTGCTGTCCTGGGTCAAGGTCTTCGACGCCGACATGGACAAGCTGAACGTGAACGGCGGCGCCATCGCGCTCGGCCACCCGGTCGGCGCGACCGGCTGCCGCCTGCTGGTCACCGCGCTCCACGAGCTCGAACGCCGCAATGAGACCACGGCCTACATCAGCATGTGCTGCGGGTCGTCGATCGGCACCGGCACGATCCTGGAGCGCCTCCGATGAGCAAGAATCCACCGGCCGCGAGCGCTCCGCTCGCGGGCAAGGTCGCCGTCGTCACCGGCGCCGCGCGCGGCCTCGGCCGCGTGGAGGCGCTCGAGCTCGCGCGCCTCGGCGCGCGCGTCGTCGTGAACGACCTCGGTACGGCGGGCGACGGCTCCGGCCACGACGAGGGCCCGGCGCGCGCCGTCGTCGACGAGATCAAGGCCATGGGCGGCGAGGCCGTCCCGCACTTCGGCGACGTCGCGGTCTGGGACGACTCCAGAGCCATGATCGGCACGGCGATCGAGCAGTTCGGCGACCTCAACATCCTCGTGAACAACGCCGGCTTCTGCCGCGACCGCATGATCTTCAACATGAGCGAGGACGAGTTCGACAGCGTGATCCGGGTGCACCTGAAAGGGCACTTCCTCGGCATGCGCTTCGCGAGCGAGTACTGGCGGAACCACGCCAAGGAGACCGGCGGCGCGGTGTACGGCCGCATCATCAACACGTCGTCCGAGGCGTTCATCTTCGGATCGGCCGGGCAGCCGAACTACGCCGCGGCCAAGGCGGGCATCGTTGCCATGACGATGTCGGCCGCCCAGGTGCTCGAAAAATACGGGATCACCGCCAACGCCATCATGCCGCGCGCCCGCACCCGCATGAACGACTCCGGCACGCTCGCCGCGATGTTCGCGAAGCCCGACACGGGCTTCGACTACTATGCGCCCGAGCACGTAGCGCCGCTCGTCGGCTTCCTCGCCTCCCCGGACGCCGCCAACGTCTCGGGCCACGTGCTCGTCGTCTACGGCCGCGACATCACCCTGGTCCGCGCGCCGAAGCTCGAGCCGACCTTCTCGACCGAGGACCACTGGACGGCCGAGGAGGTGGCGCGAAAGCTCGCGCCGTGGTTCGCCGAGCACCGCCCGATCACGGACGGCTTCACCGTGATGCCCTAAGCGAGCCCTAAGCGACTCCTAGGGGGTGACTATGCGGGCCTCAATCGCGATGGCGATACTGGTCGGTGCCATGGTCTTGTCCGGTACAGCGTGGGCTGCGGGACCTCTGATCGTGAACGGTGCTGGCACTGCGCTCGCGTGGGGCAACTCGCCGATTCCAATCAACCCGGATCGTGGGGCGCTAGGGGTGCTTGAGGTCGAAGAGGCTGTCGAGAACGTGACTGCAAGCTTTGCTGTGTGGGCCGCAGTGTCGACTGCGCAGGTTGCTTTCAAAAATGCCGGCCTCTTGCCGACCGATGTTACGCGAACGACATATCTCGACTACCTCGGCAACTGCGATGACGGATTGAATCCGATCATCTTCGATACGGATGGCGCGATTGTTGATGAGTTGTTTGGAAACGATGCGCGCAACAGCATCCTCGGATTTGCGGGACCCGAATGTGGCTCCATGGTGCCCCCGAGCATCACTGGTGGCGCCGCGCTGCTCAACGGGCGGTGGATCGACGGCACGGCGACATCGAAGAACCCGGAGATAAGCCTCGTCGCATTCGATAGCGTGATGGTCCACGAATTTGGGCATTTCCTCAATCTGGATCATTCGCAGATCAATCTCATCGAAGCGTTCGACGAGAACGCCGGGAACGACAGTGCGGTGGCGACGATGTTTCCCTTTCTCGTCAACGATGCTGAAGCTCTGTCGCTTCACCTCGATGACCGTGTGGCGATCTCGATGCTGTACCCTCGCGGGTCGTTCGGCACGTCCTACGGAGCGATCAAGGGTCGCGTTCTGCGCTCAAGCGGCAGCCCGTTTCAGGGCGCGTTCGTCGTGGCACGTAAGACCGACGATCCTCGTGTCACCGCAGTGGGATATTCGTCCGGAGCGCAATTCAACCTGGATAGCGATGGGGGACCTCCGGACGATGAGCTCGAGGGGCAGTTTGAGATCGCAGGGTTGCCGCCAGGAGCGTACACGCTTGAAGTGGAGCCGGTGGATCCGCGATTCCGAAGCGGCTCAGGAGTCGGTCCGCTCGATCCGCCTGCCGAGCTTCCGGGGCTTCCGGAGTATTACAGCGGAGCATCAGAGTCTTCCATGAATCCGCCTGATGATCCTGAAGTCGCCGCCATAGTGCCCGTTGCTGCTGGTTCTAGCACGGGCGGAGTTGACATCGTTTTGAACCGCATTGTCGCACCAGAGCACGACAGTTGCGAA encodes:
- a CDS encoding steroid 3-ketoacyl-CoA thiolase, whose amino-acid sequence is MREAVIVEALRTPIGKGKFGSRGALSAFHATHLLAKVQEAVVERAGIDPAEVEQIIGGCVTQAGEQSNNIARNAWLTRGKQYNVAGTTVDTQCGSSQQANNLVNALVRSGDIDVGIACGVEVMSHVGLGANVMHGPGFFQPSDWPWDSTLDQFQSAERIAKKRGITRAECDALALRSQQLAIKATEEGRFKREILPIEAPVLGDDGNPTGASRTIVADQGIRASTAEGLATLPTLVEGGVHTAASSSQISDGAAAILWMSAERAKQLGLKPRARILHEVVVGSDPYYLLDGPIDATERMMKKWGMKLPDIDLYEINEAFAAVVLSWVKVFDADMDKLNVNGGAIALGHPVGATGCRLLVTALHELERRNETTAYISMCCGSSIGTGTILERLR
- a CDS encoding lipid-transfer protein — translated: MPTTLNNEAAIVGIGQTEFSKNSGRSELQLTAEAIKAALDDCGLRPSDVDGMTTFTLDTTDEIEAARAVGIGDLTFFNRIPHGGGAAVGVVQHAVMAVATGIADVVVCYRGLNGRSGQRYSAGVADGVATSDLIHWSWYMPYGLMTPASWVAMFTQRYLHEYGATADDLAEVAIATRDHAVTNPAAFFHQRPLSRQEYMEARWIAEPLRLYDCCQETDGACAAIVTSVERAKDLKQKPAIVRGAAQAAGADQESMTSFYRPSISHLPEMDLVAKQVYAQSGLGPKDLDAAVIYDAFTSIVLWQIESFGFCGRGEAKDFIKDGTLRRNGRLPTNTHGGQLSEAYIHGMNGVNEGVRLIRGTSVNQPKKNDHVLVTAGVGVPTSAMILGKE
- a CDS encoding acyl-CoA/acyl-ACP dehydrogenase produces the protein MDFELTDDQKAVRDLARGILEKEVTVERLKRLDREGAWRDSALVATLADAGLLGLVVPAAHGGMGLGLLEACVLLQELGRVAAPGAFLPTLVGALALALDGSDAQRRDWLPPVATGDAELGVALVDAGSSDPTAPGTRAERNGRGWILTGEKRWVAGAEHARRLLVPARAGGETRVFLVDPHAAGVRLAPQRLSTGEPVCTVSLAGVAVPEADTLGAPDAAARLYASTLVAISAMQLGVSERALDMTARYVRERVQFGVPIGSFQAVQHRLADCYIDLESMRWTAWRAAEHVAAGRPAARECAVAKFWAADGGARIAAACQHLHGGIGVDLDYPIHRYFLHSKSLELALGGATPQLARLGRDLAASGLAELP
- a CDS encoding SDR family NAD(P)-dependent oxidoreductase, encoding MSKNPPAASAPLAGKVAVVTGAARGLGRVEALELARLGARVVVNDLGTAGDGSGHDEGPARAVVDEIKAMGGEAVPHFGDVAVWDDSRAMIGTAIEQFGDLNILVNNAGFCRDRMIFNMSEDEFDSVIRVHLKGHFLGMRFASEYWRNHAKETGGAVYGRIINTSSEAFIFGSAGQPNYAAAKAGIVAMTMSAAQVLEKYGITANAIMPRARTRMNDSGTLAAMFAKPDTGFDYYAPEHVAPLVGFLASPDAANVSGHVLVVYGRDITLVRAPKLEPTFSTEDHWTAEEVARKLAPWFAEHRPITDGFTVMP